One Vibrio sp. 16 genomic window carries:
- a CDS encoding DUF3306 domain-containing protein: MATNFLSRWSQRKLDVGSDKAEESVETNESARVSEAENHVEKPHETPTDDAQNLSDGSDDQSVATLLASQVESSVKKAALRKLFLSGEFSEVDRLNDYDHDYQSVKSLSSEVASKLRDWVNDESEDKDMEAHSSASEHEPSTEPADAKLAADSQYAINVEGEDSTLDDGSEQVRQNIPYKQ, from the coding sequence GTGGCAACTAATTTTCTAAGTCGTTGGTCTCAACGCAAACTGGATGTCGGTTCCGATAAGGCAGAAGAAAGCGTAGAAACCAACGAATCAGCGCGAGTCAGTGAGGCTGAAAACCATGTCGAAAAGCCGCATGAGACTCCAACGGATGACGCTCAAAATCTTTCTGATGGAAGTGATGATCAGAGTGTGGCAACACTGCTTGCGTCACAAGTTGAGAGTAGCGTTAAGAAAGCTGCACTTCGGAAGTTGTTTTTATCCGGTGAGTTTAGTGAAGTAGACCGCCTCAATGACTATGATCATGATTATCAATCGGTTAAGTCATTGTCGAGTGAAGTCGCCAGTAAATTGAGAGATTGGGTCAATGATGAAAGCGAAGATAAAGACATGGAGGCACACTCTTCCGCTAGTGAGCATGAACCCTCGACTGAGCCAGCCGATGCCAAATTGGCTGCGGACTCACAATACGCCATTAACGTAGAAGGCGAGGACTCGACCTTAGATGATGGCAGTGAACAGGTGAGACAAAATATACCATACAAACAATAG
- a CDS encoding DUF3305 domain-containing protein yields the protein MSKQPSTQATLTKTEELWPIQCELISHEISTGIWVTTQWQLSGFELAPNDASQNVALLQLHRDERTDYRFNLSSQQPKLFLVLDSVDNNDEPNIVALTASQSVAGQYMDGDYLVLSKEMPLPVQAWMEAYIGRHGELLEQRRKKRKGAGRASGN from the coding sequence ATGTCAAAACAACCGTCGACTCAAGCCACATTAACAAAAACAGAAGAGTTATGGCCGATACAATGTGAGCTTATTTCTCATGAGATCTCTACAGGTATCTGGGTAACCACGCAATGGCAGCTATCGGGTTTTGAACTCGCACCTAATGACGCTAGCCAAAACGTGGCGCTTCTTCAGCTTCATCGAGACGAGAGAACAGACTATCGTTTCAATCTTAGCTCCCAGCAACCTAAACTCTTTCTTGTACTTGATTCGGTTGATAATAACGACGAGCCTAATATCGTCGCGCTGACCGCCTCTCAGAGCGTTGCTGGGCAATATATGGATGGAGATTATCTCGTCCTCTCTAAAGAGATGCCACTTCCGGTACAAGCATGGATGGAAGCCTATATTGGTCGACATGGTGAACTGCTCGAGCAAAGAAGAAAGAAACGTAAGGGAGCAGGGCGCGCTAGTGGCAACTAA
- the fdhD gene encoding formate dehydrogenase accessory sulfurtransferase FdhD yields MVKANIIKTSENPLQTIEVEVFDEYGEKLTKQIACERPLTVMLNWKEVVTLMTLGSRPESLVLGYLKNQSFISDPDALESVIIDWETHTAAVVTKEDTKEVEGALKKKTVTSGCGQGTMYGNVMKQLENYQVPQIKIKQSDIYSALEVLTHYNDTYKKAGAVHGCAVCKSDEVLSFVEDVGRHNAVDTLAGEMWLNQEIGDDKIFYTTGRLTSEMVIKVAQMGIPILLSRSGVTQMGLDLAKKFGITTIARAKGLRFQVFTGAEKIEFDVKGNQ; encoded by the coding sequence GTGGTGAAAGCGAACATTATTAAAACCAGTGAAAATCCCCTACAAACCATCGAAGTAGAAGTGTTCGACGAGTATGGCGAAAAGCTTACCAAGCAAATTGCCTGTGAACGTCCTCTAACTGTGATGCTCAACTGGAAAGAAGTGGTCACGCTCATGACGTTGGGCTCTAGACCTGAATCGCTCGTCCTTGGCTATCTTAAGAACCAGAGCTTTATCTCTGATCCTGATGCGTTAGAGTCAGTGATTATTGATTGGGAAACGCACACAGCCGCGGTTGTAACCAAAGAAGATACAAAAGAAGTAGAAGGCGCACTTAAAAAGAAAACCGTCACCTCTGGCTGCGGTCAAGGGACCATGTATGGCAACGTCATGAAGCAACTTGAAAACTACCAAGTGCCGCAAATCAAAATCAAGCAATCCGATATCTACTCCGCGCTTGAGGTGTTAACCCATTACAACGACACCTACAAAAAAGCTGGTGCAGTCCATGGTTGTGCGGTATGCAAATCTGATGAAGTTCTGTCATTTGTCGAGGATGTTGGTCGTCACAATGCTGTTGATACACTCGCTGGGGAAATGTGGCTCAACCAAGAGATTGGTGACGACAAAATCTTCTACACCACAGGGCGACTCACCTCAGAAATGGTGATCAAAGTTGCCCAAATGGGTATCCCTATTCTGCTCTCCCGCTCGGGTGTTACGCAAATGGGACTCGACTTGGCGAAAAAATTTGGCATTACTACCATTGCACGGGCAAAAGGTTTGAGGTTTCAAGTCTTTACCGGAGCAGAAAAGATAGAATTTGACGTCAAAGGAAATCAATAA
- a CDS encoding methyl-accepting chemotaxis protein has product MVGTPKRQGFTLSLSIRTKLVLINLTLLLGVVVYAYYEQKSLADLASLERAASDNLSSSVDLLMLRRHEKDFLARKDSKYVTRFDSTFEQLSRRISALQTSLNEHQLNLNQQGAQIVSTLNQYQRQFHQLAEQVNELDAQNGQQSLSLQVAGDRERLKKTVSTHEDFLLKVALLELIESDLSYLAAPSRESIEMVNQAMARFAQFSPMPSDVFNAFEQYKENLLTHIDKTVVLGLSANEGLRGALRDNVHTTEDAIAGLQSEINAAIVTKSEAIKSQLHSIGLGLVVLLSTLLFLIGRSILSRIKAINSLMMQIASGNGDLTVRMNAKGNDELASLANSFDLFIASLHGHIKDLAGVMNVLSESSCSSEHAAIQSMKNAEQQKLESESVATAVNELVMTTNEITANIESAAQNAERVKSEAQNALDMTHNTGDRIDELAESIEQSQAQIMALEEQSREIHQVVSTIQSIAEQTNLLALNAAIEAARAGESGRGFAVVADEVRQLSVMTNDSTHQIESTIQGLTNGISQTVSKMASSAEQARTTNTHTHQVVTAIESISTQISEMFDMNTQIATASEEQSAVSAEIDRNITEIAHLAGNTYQIVSSSVKCSEQVSGVSHKLEGIVAQFKY; this is encoded by the coding sequence ATGGTTGGTACACCGAAACGTCAGGGCTTTACGCTCTCGCTGTCGATCAGAACAAAACTGGTCTTAATTAATCTGACTCTACTTTTAGGTGTTGTCGTCTACGCCTACTACGAACAAAAAAGTTTGGCTGACCTCGCCTCACTGGAACGGGCAGCCAGTGACAACTTGAGTAGCTCTGTGGATTTGCTCATGCTTCGTCGACACGAGAAAGATTTTCTTGCTCGTAAAGACAGCAAATATGTCACTCGGTTTGATTCAACATTTGAACAACTATCTCGCCGTATCTCCGCTCTCCAAACGTCGCTAAACGAGCACCAACTCAACCTCAATCAACAAGGCGCACAAATCGTCTCCACGCTAAACCAGTATCAGCGTCAATTTCATCAATTGGCAGAGCAAGTCAATGAGCTTGATGCCCAAAATGGTCAGCAGAGTTTGTCTTTGCAAGTTGCAGGCGACCGAGAGCGCCTGAAAAAGACCGTGTCTACACATGAGGACTTTTTGCTTAAAGTCGCTTTGCTCGAGCTCATTGAGTCTGATTTGAGTTATCTCGCCGCTCCGTCCAGAGAAAGCATTGAAATGGTCAACCAAGCGATGGCGCGTTTTGCTCAGTTTTCACCGATGCCGTCGGATGTTTTTAATGCGTTTGAACAGTACAAAGAAAACTTATTAACCCATATCGACAAGACCGTGGTATTGGGTTTGAGCGCCAATGAAGGATTGCGAGGAGCGCTGAGAGATAACGTCCATACGACAGAGGATGCGATTGCAGGTCTCCAATCTGAAATCAACGCAGCGATTGTCACCAAAAGTGAGGCAATTAAAAGCCAACTTCATTCGATTGGCTTAGGGCTCGTTGTCTTGTTGTCCACACTCCTGTTTTTAATCGGCCGAAGCATTCTGAGCAGAATTAAAGCGATCAATTCACTCATGATGCAAATCGCGAGCGGTAACGGTGATTTAACCGTGAGAATGAATGCGAAAGGCAATGATGAACTGGCGAGTCTGGCCAATTCGTTTGACCTGTTTATTGCCAGCCTTCACGGCCACATCAAAGATCTGGCAGGCGTGATGAATGTTCTTAGCGAAAGTTCGTGTAGCTCCGAACATGCTGCGATTCAAAGCATGAAGAATGCGGAGCAGCAAAAACTGGAATCAGAATCGGTAGCCACAGCGGTTAATGAGCTGGTCATGACCACCAACGAGATTACCGCCAACATTGAATCAGCTGCTCAAAATGCTGAGCGTGTAAAAAGTGAAGCGCAAAACGCCCTCGATATGACTCATAATACTGGTGACCGAATTGATGAATTAGCAGAGAGCATTGAGCAGTCGCAAGCGCAAATCATGGCGCTTGAAGAACAAAGTAGAGAGATTCATCAGGTCGTCTCGACCATTCAAAGCATCGCAGAACAGACTAATTTACTTGCGCTAAACGCCGCGATTGAAGCTGCGCGTGCCGGTGAAAGTGGACGAGGCTTTGCTGTGGTCGCAGATGAAGTTCGCCAATTGTCGGTGATGACCAACGATTCGACCCACCAGATTGAATCAACCATCCAAGGATTAACCAATGGTATCTCGCAAACAGTGTCGAAAATGGCGTCCAGTGCTGAGCAAGCAAGAACCACCAACACCCATACTCATCAAGTGGTGACGGCGATTGAGAGTATCAGCACTCAAATCAGTGAAATGTTTGATATGAATACGCAAATCGCGACTGCCTCTGAAGAGCAGTCCGCTGTCTCTGCGGAAATCGATCGCAATATCACAGAGATTGCTCACCTTGCGGGCAACACCTATCAAATTGTCTCTAGTTCTGTGAAATGCAGTGAACAGGTATCAGGGGTTAGCCACAAGCTCGAAGGAATTGTCGCACAGTTCAAATATTAG
- a CDS encoding ABC-F family ATPase, with product MISTNNITQQFGAKPLFENISVKFGEGNRYGLIGANGCGKSTFMKILSGELEPTGGNVSYDPNERVAKLNQDQFAYEEFTVIDTVIMGYKELWEVKKERDRIYSLPEMTEEEGMLVADLEVQFAEMDGYMADAKAGELLLAVGIPEEQHYGLMSEVAPGWKLRVLLAQVLFADPHIMLLDEPTNNLDMDTIRWLEETLNQRNCTMIIISHDRHFLNSVCTHMADLDYGELRVYHGNYDEYMTAATQARERLLSDNAKKKAQIAELQTFVARFSANASKAKQATSRAKQIDKIQLDEVKASSRQNPFIRFEQSKELFRNALIVENLSQGFEDDLFSNFDAIFEVGERVAIIGENGVGKTTLLNTLAGVLEPRTGEYKWSENSNIGYYAQDHAHDFEEDMNLMDWMGQWRQEGDDEQVLRSFLGRMLFSQDDIKKSVKVLSGGEQGRMLLGKLQMHKPNMLLMDEPTNHMDMESIESLNNALEQYKGTLFFVSHDRVFVDSLATRILEIKDGQIHDFRGTYAEFLKARGIDG from the coding sequence TTGATTTCCACTAATAACATTACGCAGCAATTTGGTGCTAAGCCGCTGTTTGAGAATATTTCGGTAAAATTCGGTGAAGGTAACCGCTACGGTCTTATTGGTGCAAATGGTTGTGGTAAATCAACCTTTATGAAGATCCTAAGCGGTGAGCTTGAGCCAACAGGCGGTAACGTAAGCTATGACCCAAATGAGCGCGTTGCCAAGCTGAATCAGGATCAGTTCGCATACGAAGAATTCACTGTCATCGATACGGTGATTATGGGCTACAAAGAGCTTTGGGAAGTGAAGAAAGAGCGTGACCGCATTTACTCTCTGCCAGAAATGACAGAAGAAGAAGGCATGCTGGTTGCGGATCTTGAAGTTCAGTTCGCTGAGATGGATGGCTACATGGCGGACGCGAAAGCCGGCGAGCTTTTGCTAGCGGTGGGTATCCCAGAAGAGCAACATTACGGTCTGATGAGCGAGGTTGCGCCAGGTTGGAAACTTCGTGTTCTTCTTGCACAGGTTCTTTTCGCTGACCCGCACATCATGCTGCTTGACGAACCAACCAACAACTTGGATATGGACACTATTCGCTGGCTAGAAGAAACCCTTAACCAGCGTAACTGTACAATGATCATCATCTCGCACGACCGTCACTTCCTAAACTCTGTGTGTACACACATGGCCGATTTGGATTACGGTGAACTGCGTGTTTACCACGGTAACTACGATGAGTACATGACGGCAGCAACACAAGCTCGTGAACGTCTACTGTCTGACAACGCGAAGAAGAAAGCGCAAATTGCAGAACTACAAACCTTCGTAGCGCGTTTCTCGGCAAACGCATCAAAAGCAAAGCAAGCGACGTCTCGTGCGAAACAGATTGATAAGATTCAATTGGATGAAGTTAAGGCATCAAGCCGTCAGAACCCGTTCATTCGTTTTGAGCAATCTAAAGAGCTGTTCCGTAACGCTCTGATCGTTGAGAACCTAAGCCAAGGCTTTGAAGACGATCTGTTCAGCAACTTTGATGCGATTTTTGAAGTGGGCGAACGTGTTGCCATCATCGGTGAAAACGGCGTGGGTAAAACAACGTTGCTTAATACACTGGCGGGCGTACTCGAGCCACGCACAGGTGAATACAAGTGGTCAGAAAACTCAAACATTGGCTACTACGCTCAAGACCATGCACATGACTTTGAAGAAGACATGAACTTGATGGATTGGATGGGTCAATGGCGTCAAGAGGGCGACGACGAGCAAGTTCTGCGTAGCTTCCTTGGACGTATGCTGTTCTCGCAAGATGACATTAAGAAATCTGTAAAAGTGCTATCGGGTGGTGAGCAAGGTCGTATGCTGCTAGGTAAACTGCAAATGCATAAGCCAAACATGCTGTTGATGGACGAACCGACGAACCACATGGATATGGAATCTATCGAATCACTGAACAACGCACTTGAGCAATACAAGGGCACACTGTTCTTCGTTTCTCATGACCGTGTATTTGTTGACTCACTGGCAACCCGTATTCTAGAGATCAAAGATGGTCAGATTCACGATTTCCGCGGTACTTACGCAGAGTTCCTAAAGGCGCGTGGTATTGACGGATAA
- a CDS encoding HAMP domain-containing sensor histidine kinase: protein MPNNGNLWTKWRYRFKTMVRYRLMILTSAPIFLTLVALIGITIYWSIHYTWQSALLDVSERLGVADNSIELIQEKQANHVKAFSESFDFVYAINNQSEFDDFSGWVSEQKHRYNLDFLRFHRVERPEDKFRFLDLTLKESFFDVLDEHELDELDKELVTRAQIPILNSQKLERRGLVSRTVVPIYDQKNNIIGFLDGGLLLNNSTVLVDQIRDLIYPSKHDSLRPVGTLTVFLDDLRVSTNVPLDSNDRVGRAIGTRVSSEVNRAVLHEGREWVNRAFVYDAWYITAYQPIRDQYDNVIGMLYTGYLLWPFVKAYMTNIAEISVTTLLLLLVSGLIVYRGSRDLFNPIEHIHRVVKMIQMGKETRIGTLGLDENHELAQLARQFDNMLDLLKQRKNELKAAAIELEAKVEERTASLMEKTEDLELHIQLLNQTRDKLVVNEKLAALGELTAGIAHEINNPSAVILGNVELIQFELGDDAERVKEEIDAIHAQIDRIRNITRSLLQYSRQGGVQDEITWQHVNPVVDESITLVKTGTKKRDVEFVTKLNAKSSVEVNRHQLLQILVNLQMNGIHAMDGKGKLTITTEDWLEGDRCVGAIIHVTDQGCGIKPENLKRIFSPFYTTKREGTGLGLSVSQSILSQTGGELKVESQWGKGTTFSIYLPQRAETDFKITNL from the coding sequence ATGCCGAATAACGGCAACTTGTGGACAAAGTGGCGCTATCGCTTCAAAACCATGGTGCGCTATCGTCTGATGATTCTGACGTCTGCACCGATATTTTTGACCTTGGTTGCCTTAATAGGGATCACCATCTATTGGTCGATTCATTACACATGGCAAAGCGCGCTGCTTGATGTTTCTGAACGTTTGGGCGTTGCCGATAACAGCATCGAGTTAATTCAAGAGAAGCAAGCCAATCACGTTAAGGCGTTTTCTGAATCATTCGATTTTGTTTACGCGATCAACAATCAAAGCGAGTTTGATGACTTTAGCGGCTGGGTTTCAGAGCAAAAGCATCGCTACAATCTCGACTTCCTCCGTTTTCACCGAGTAGAGAGACCAGAAGACAAGTTTCGCTTCCTAGATTTAACGCTTAAAGAGTCTTTTTTTGATGTGTTAGACGAGCATGAGCTGGATGAGCTTGATAAAGAACTCGTTACGCGGGCGCAAATCCCGATTTTAAACAGCCAAAAACTTGAAAGGCGCGGGCTGGTGAGCCGCACTGTCGTCCCTATCTACGATCAAAAAAACAATATCATTGGTTTTTTAGATGGGGGATTACTGCTCAACAACAGCACGGTGTTGGTCGATCAAATCCGCGATCTTATCTATCCGTCTAAACATGACAGCTTGAGACCTGTGGGGACGTTAACCGTCTTTCTTGATGATCTCCGTGTCAGTACCAATGTGCCCCTTGATAGCAACGATCGAGTCGGACGCGCCATTGGTACGCGCGTTTCTTCAGAGGTCAATCGCGCCGTATTGCACGAAGGGAGAGAGTGGGTCAACCGTGCATTTGTGTATGACGCTTGGTACATCACCGCATACCAACCGATACGCGACCAATATGACAATGTTATCGGAATGCTCTACACCGGTTATTTGCTGTGGCCGTTTGTCAAAGCGTACATGACCAACATCGCTGAAATCTCGGTAACGACACTGCTGTTGCTGTTGGTATCTGGTCTGATTGTTTATCGTGGTTCACGAGATTTGTTTAACCCGATTGAGCATATTCATCGCGTAGTCAAAATGATTCAGATGGGTAAAGAGACCCGAATTGGCACCTTGGGTTTAGACGAAAACCATGAACTCGCCCAACTTGCTCGCCAATTTGACAACATGCTTGATTTGCTCAAACAGCGGAAAAACGAGTTGAAAGCTGCGGCCATTGAACTTGAAGCCAAGGTAGAAGAACGTACCGCCAGCTTGATGGAAAAAACCGAAGATCTTGAGCTTCATATTCAACTCTTGAATCAAACTCGCGATAAGTTGGTTGTGAACGAAAAACTTGCCGCACTTGGTGAGCTAACTGCTGGGATCGCGCATGAGATCAATAACCCAAGCGCGGTAATACTGGGCAACGTGGAGTTGATTCAATTTGAACTTGGTGATGATGCCGAGAGAGTAAAAGAAGAGATAGACGCAATCCACGCGCAAATTGACCGCATTCGTAATATCACACGCAGTTTGCTTCAATACAGCCGTCAAGGTGGCGTGCAAGACGAGATCACTTGGCAGCATGTCAATCCCGTTGTCGATGAGAGCATTACGTTGGTGAAAACGGGCACCAAGAAACGCGATGTCGAGTTTGTTACTAAGCTCAATGCCAAAAGCTCTGTCGAGGTCAATCGTCACCAGCTGTTGCAGATTTTGGTCAATTTGCAGATGAACGGCATCCATGCAATGGATGGAAAGGGCAAACTGACGATAACCACCGAGGATTGGTTGGAAGGCGATCGTTGTGTTGGCGCCATCATCCACGTAACGGATCAAGGATGCGGAATTAAGCCTGAAAATCTGAAACGCATTTTCTCACCTTTCTATACCACCAAACGTGAAGGTACTGGGCTTGGGCTGTCTGTCTCCCAAAGTATTCTTAGCCAAACGGGTGGGGAGCTTAAGGTGGAGTCACAATGGGGCAAGGGGACAACCTTTAGTATCTATCTCCCTCAACGAGCGGAAACCGACTTTAAAATCACCAACCTATGA
- a CDS encoding sigma-54-dependent transcriptional regulator: MSPTFDPNKTSQYQAFSVLVVDDETGMQAILNKALSKWFSRVDTAGSIEQAETMRVANHYDLIILDINLPGRSGIEWKEAFTDEDRKADVIFMTGYADLETAISALKLGASDFILKPFNLEQMLQAVQRCMDKRLAERHQYALSHDFKRHIKTEIVGGSERTKQLKQLISQFAPSRASVLIEGESGTGKELVARGVHEASQRKGPFVPINCGAIAPELLESELFGHTSGAFTGAKKNREGMFRVASGGTLFLDEIGEMPLSMQSALLRVLEQRTIRPVGSEKEITIDVRVVAATNRNLQEEVDKGNFRRDLFYRLNVLKIDVAPLRDRKADLIELVPFFTRMLSAELGVTDPKWAHEDIIAMNDYDWPGNIRELKNLIERCILLGKPPAHYWREVNGVPPQQNVSVTVSSGCEMIDLPQANDVQGYPSSWTLKEVEKAHIQQLVDLHDGNKSAAARELGVARKTLERKYKEWDAEESNYAE, translated from the coding sequence ATGTCCCCAACGTTTGATCCCAATAAAACTTCCCAATATCAGGCCTTTTCCGTATTAGTGGTGGATGATGAAACCGGTATGCAGGCCATATTGAATAAGGCGCTCAGCAAATGGTTTTCTCGTGTCGATACCGCTGGCTCTATTGAACAAGCTGAGACAATGCGGGTCGCCAATCATTATGATTTGATCATATTGGACATCAATTTGCCGGGGCGCTCGGGGATAGAATGGAAAGAGGCGTTCACGGATGAAGATCGCAAGGCTGACGTTATTTTTATGACAGGCTACGCCGATCTAGAAACCGCGATTTCAGCGCTTAAATTGGGGGCTTCAGACTTTATTTTGAAGCCGTTTAACCTGGAACAAATGCTGCAAGCCGTTCAGCGCTGTATGGATAAACGCTTGGCTGAGCGACACCAGTACGCGCTAAGCCACGACTTTAAGCGCCATATTAAAACGGAAATCGTTGGTGGGTCAGAGCGCACCAAACAACTTAAACAATTGATCAGTCAATTTGCTCCGTCTCGAGCTTCTGTACTAATCGAAGGAGAGTCAGGAACGGGCAAAGAGCTGGTGGCGCGAGGTGTGCATGAAGCAAGCCAACGTAAAGGCCCCTTTGTGCCCATCAACTGTGGGGCAATCGCCCCTGAGCTTCTCGAAAGTGAACTGTTCGGCCATACCTCCGGCGCGTTTACGGGAGCAAAGAAAAACCGTGAAGGCATGTTCCGCGTTGCCAGCGGTGGCACACTATTTTTGGACGAGATCGGGGAAATGCCACTCTCTATGCAGTCGGCATTGTTACGCGTATTAGAGCAACGCACTATTCGTCCGGTAGGTAGCGAGAAAGAGATCACTATTGATGTTCGCGTCGTTGCTGCGACGAACCGAAACCTACAAGAAGAAGTCGACAAAGGGAACTTTCGCCGCGACTTATTCTACCGACTCAACGTATTGAAAATTGACGTTGCTCCACTGAGAGACCGAAAAGCGGACTTAATCGAGTTGGTACCATTCTTCACTCGTATGCTGTCTGCCGAGTTAGGTGTGACGGATCCTAAGTGGGCTCATGAAGACATTATCGCCATGAATGACTATGACTGGCCTGGTAACATCCGTGAGCTAAAGAACTTGATTGAACGATGTATCTTGCTTGGTAAGCCTCCTGCTCATTACTGGCGTGAAGTGAATGGCGTACCACCGCAGCAAAATGTCTCTGTGACGGTATCTAGTGGCTGCGAAATGATTGACCTACCTCAAGCCAATGATGTTCAAGGTTATCCGAGCAGTTGGACACTGAAAGAAGTGGAGAAAGCACATATCCAGCAATTAGTTGACCTGCATGACGGCAACAAATCGGCCGCTGCAAGAGAACTCGGCGTAGCGCGCAAGACACTAGAGCGCAAATACAAAGAGTGGGATGCGGAGGAGTCTAATTATGCCGAATAA
- a CDS encoding substrate-binding domain-containing protein — MKTMTLTLATASLALVSYSASSADEQPHVRLATTTSTYHSGLLDYLLPEFEKDTGYKVDVIAAGTGKSLKMGENGDVDLVMTHAPKAEANFVKKGYGVLPRKLMYNDFVIVGPEKDPAKIAESADVAQAFKKIANMNMTFVSRGDDSGTHKKEKGIWQQSKIEPNFGGYRSVGQGMGPTLNMANEMQGYTMTDRGTWLAYNNKLDLKILFQGDKNLFNPYQVILVNPERYPTINYQGAKVFSDWLVNPKGQQLINEFKLSGKQLFVANANEK, encoded by the coding sequence ATGAAAACAATGACTTTAACTCTTGCAACAGCGTCCTTGGCCCTCGTTAGCTATTCAGCGTCATCGGCAGATGAACAGCCTCACGTCCGTTTAGCGACTACCACAAGCACCTACCACTCAGGCTTACTCGACTACCTACTTCCTGAATTCGAAAAAGATACAGGCTACAAAGTTGATGTGATTGCCGCGGGCACCGGTAAATCCCTAAAAATGGGCGAGAACGGCGATGTGGATTTGGTGATGACTCACGCACCAAAAGCAGAAGCGAATTTTGTTAAAAAAGGTTACGGTGTCCTACCACGTAAACTGATGTATAACGACTTCGTTATCGTTGGCCCAGAAAAAGATCCTGCGAAGATCGCGGAATCTGCAGACGTTGCTCAAGCATTCAAAAAGATCGCCAACATGAATATGACGTTTGTCTCACGCGGCGACGATTCTGGTACTCACAAAAAAGAGAAAGGCATTTGGCAGCAAAGTAAGATTGAACCAAACTTTGGCGGCTACCGCAGCGTGGGCCAAGGCATGGGGCCAACACTCAACATGGCCAATGAAATGCAAGGCTACACCATGACTGACCGCGGTACTTGGCTTGCGTACAACAATAAGCTCGATCTTAAAATTCTGTTCCAAGGTGACAAAAACCTATTTAACCCTTACCAAGTGATTTTGGTAAACCCTGAGCGCTACCCAACCATCAACTACCAAGGCGCGAAAGTATTCAGTGACTGGCTTGTAAATCCTAAAGGCCAGCAATTGATCAACGAGTTCAAGTTGAGCGGTAAGCAGTTGTTTGTCGCGAACGCGAACGAGAAATAA
- a CDS encoding ABC transporter permease produces MSLWQTTLDALALLVSLDRELWEIVAVSFSVSLTAISLVLLPAILFSFILAYTEFRGKWLFLSLVNTLQAIPTVVIGLLLYILFSRSGPMGDWQMLFTQKAMIVGQMLIGFPVLVSMMHGALQSSDRRAIETAITLGASPTRIAATMIWETRFPLMAATIAAFSRIVTEVGCSTMVGGNIMGLTRNIPTAIAMESHKGAFAQGVALGMVLLALALALNFALTSMRGKGYLRT; encoded by the coding sequence ATGAGCCTTTGGCAAACTACCCTTGATGCCCTTGCCTTGTTGGTGAGTTTGGATCGAGAACTATGGGAGATCGTTGCGGTCTCCTTTAGTGTTTCTCTGACCGCGATTTCTTTGGTGCTTTTACCTGCTATCCTGTTCTCCTTTATTCTGGCGTATACAGAGTTTCGCGGGAAATGGTTGTTCTTATCGCTGGTTAACACGTTGCAAGCCATACCGACCGTGGTGATTGGTCTGCTGCTTTATATCCTATTCTCCCGCTCAGGCCCTATGGGAGATTGGCAAATGCTCTTCACTCAAAAGGCGATGATCGTTGGTCAAATGCTGATTGGCTTTCCGGTTTTAGTCTCAATGATGCACGGCGCACTGCAATCGAGTGATCGCCGCGCCATTGAAACTGCGATTACCCTCGGCGCTTCACCAACCCGCATCGCCGCCACCATGATTTGGGAAACTAGATTTCCATTGATGGCGGCAACCATTGCAGCTTTTTCGAGAATTGTGACCGAAGTGGGCTGCTCAACCATGGTCGGAGGCAATATCATGGGACTCACCCGTAACATTCCGACCGCCATCGCGATGGAAAGCCATAAAGGCGCATTTGCTCAAGGTGTTGCGCTAGGTATGGTGTTACTGGCACTGGCGCTCGCGTTAAACTTCGCTCTTACCTCGATGCGTGGTAAAGGGTATCTAAGAACATAA